A single Nicotiana tabacum cultivar K326 chromosome 5, ASM71507v2, whole genome shotgun sequence DNA region contains:
- the LOC107784437 gene encoding small ribosomal subunit protein eS17-like, with translation MGRVRTKTVKKSSRQVIERYYSKMTLDFHTNKKILEEVAIIPSKRLRNKIAGFSTHLMKRIQKGPVRGISLKLQEEERERRMDFVPDESAIQTDRIEVDKETIDLLASLGMSELPGVVLKEEQPVAMAAPVGFGGRGGFGGRRGGY, from the coding sequence ATGGGGCGTGTTCGTACGAAGACAGTGAAGAAATCTTCACGCCAAGTCATCGAACGTTACTACTCAAAAATGACCTTAGATTTCCACACAAATAAGAAGATTCTCGAAGAAGTAGCCATCATCCCATCAAAGCGTCTCCGCAACAAAATTGCTGGATTCTCCACTCATTTAATGAAGCGGATCCAAAAGGGTCCAGTAAGAGGAATTTCTCTCAAGttacaagaagaagaaagagaacgTCGTATGGACTTTGTACCTGATGAATCTGCTATTCAAACTGAtagaattgaagttgataaggaaACTATTGACTTGCTTGCTTCTTTGGGTATGAGTGAACTACCTGGTGTTGTGCTTAAGGAAGAACAGCCCGTGGCTATGGCTGCGCCTGTTGGGTTCGGTGGACGTGGTGGATTTGGTGGTAGACGTGGTGGGTATTGA